From a single Cydia amplana chromosome 10, ilCydAmpl1.1, whole genome shotgun sequence genomic region:
- the LOC134651570 gene encoding 3-ketodihydrosphingosine reductase, with product MYIIIGLLILAVIVGLAFAVYYSSEKQNVYTDLKGKHVVVTGGSSGIGKAAAAEAARLGAHVTIIGRDVSKLTSAVTEIVAKCTDKEQKIQFAALDVTSDYNAISKCLSELETSVGPIFMLINSAGMCICGEFDKMKVEDVKQMIDLNYFGTAYPTRYVLPGMKQRREGIVVFVASEAALLGIYGYSAYSGGKWAVRGLAETLFMELLGTGVRLTLAFPPDTDTPGLKNENLTKPKETLLISGSGGLQSADMVGKKMVHDALTGRKYSVFGFSGNLMSLLFCGSIDSLSQILVQISCLGILRTIMVGVLLSFHKIVWDGLKEKKETPKSK from the exons ATGTATATTATAATAGGTCTCTTAATATTAGCTGTTATAGTTGGTTTAGCCTTTGCCGTATATTATTCATCAGAGAAGCAAAATGTTTACACCGATTTGAAAGGTAAACATGTAGTTGTGACCGGAGGATCCAGTGGCATTGGCAAAGCTGCAGCAGCAGAAGCAGCCAGGTTGGGAGCCCACGTCACAATTATTGGTCGAGATGTTAGCAAACTGACCTCTGCAGTTACTGAGATAGTCGCAAAATGTACTGATAAAGAGCAAAAGATACAATTTGCGGCCTTAGATGTAACATCAGATTACAACGCGATATCAAAATGTTTGTCTGAATTAGAAACTTCTGTGGGTCCAATTTTTATGCTAATCAATTCTGCCGGAATGTGCATTTGTGGAGAATTCGATAAAATGAAGGTTGAGGATGTTAAACAAATGATTGATTTGAATTACTTTGGTACGGCATATCCTACAAGGTATGTTTTACCTGGAATGAAGCAGAGGCGCGAAGGGATCGTCGTATTTGTAGCATCAGAGGCTGCATTGCTTG GCATTTATGGCTACAGTGCCTACAGCGGTGGAAAGTGGGCAGTTCGAGGCTTAGCTGAAACTCTATTCATGGAGCTGTTAGGCACAGGTGTGCGCCTGACACTTGCCTTCCCGCCAGACACAGACACCCCTGGACTGAAGAATGAAAACTTGACAAAGCCTAAGGAAACTTTGCTTATATCTGGGAGTGGTGGGTTGCAGTCAGCGGACATGGTTGGCAAGAAAATGGTCCATGATGCTTTG actGGAAGAAAGTATTCAGTGTTCGGGTTCAGCGGTAACTTAATGTCTCTTCTATTCTGCGGATCCATAGACAGCTTGAGCCAGATACTGGTGCAAATATCCTGCTTGGGGATTCTACGGACCATCATGGTTGGTGTGTTGTTGTCCTTTCACAAAATAGTCTGGGATGGCTTGAAAGAGAAAAAGGAGACTCCAAAGAGTAAATAA